A single Acetivibrio cellulolyticus CD2 DNA region contains:
- a CDS encoding DUF7305 domain-containing protein: MILWEQKQVIKIGTLRLVASDSPISSGSSYTGLSCQYEASEDMWTLSGGAKLKLSKDIPLFFDGNVRINCGSGVVGEGFIVATGNIIFNTGEVTATAGDDGGLVDKEKKTIAGVGLYSVGGNVEFAVGGSEFSGLIYAPKGTVNLQTKDMTINGSVVGKEVITKTNGINITYKDTSAHETITETETENSHLITAKDVIGKFVNSFDSKDAKIGILTYQNDANTNTFDLLDVDGAKGLIGGITASKEDSNNLGDGLRRAYYLLKDKGSKSSDKYIVVLSCADPNKCTLSGLGETGEYKTVAGNAVNILPALNVTKGTEYAKEILGKINEDTEANIKTHFVDFRFGEDLAKIKEIAESGTNYYNPTTDNELEFPGKLEATMNSISTEILGEKNYIDASDVIVTAEFEDYFPTSVNYVAPTSTPVFGVEVDNAGTVDDTSDDRYKIKKSYSSGTIDVQPYGDKFRVKIKDEEFKPSRVRFMSLGDKLFNGGSIKFKIKNADGTEITKILETEKSGSIENVVIEVLSSIDIR, from the coding sequence TTGATCCTATGGGAACAAAAGCAGGTTATAAAAATTGGAACATTAAGATTAGTAGCATCAGACAGTCCTATTTCATCTGGCAGTTCTTATACTGGACTTAGTTGCCAATATGAAGCATCGGAAGATATGTGGACTCTTTCTGGTGGTGCTAAGTTAAAGCTTAGTAAAGATATTCCTCTTTTCTTCGATGGCAATGTAAGAATAAATTGTGGTTCTGGTGTTGTTGGAGAGGGTTTTATTGTTGCTACAGGTAACATTATATTTAATACAGGTGAGGTTACGGCTACAGCTGGGGATGATGGTGGACTAGTAGATAAGGAGAAGAAAACGATTGCTGGAGTAGGTCTTTATTCTGTAGGTGGAAACGTAGAGTTTGCTGTTGGTGGTTCAGAGTTTTCGGGGCTTATATATGCACCAAAAGGAACTGTTAATCTACAAACAAAAGATATGACGATAAATGGTAGTGTTGTTGGAAAAGAAGTTATTACTAAAACAAATGGAATTAATATTACCTATAAAGATACAAGTGCACATGAGACCATAACTGAAACAGAAACTGAAAATTCTCACCTTATAACTGCAAAGGACGTTATTGGTAAGTTTGTTAATTCTTTTGACTCGAAAGATGCTAAAATAGGAATACTTACTTATCAAAATGATGCAAACACAAATACATTTGATTTGTTAGATGTAGACGGTGCTAAAGGCCTTATTGGTGGAATAACAGCAAGTAAAGAAGATTCCAATAATTTGGGTGATGGACTACGAAGGGCATATTATTTATTAAAAGATAAGGGTAGCAAGTCTTCTGATAAATATATTGTAGTATTATCATGTGCTGATCCTAACAAATGTACGTTATCCGGACTAGGAGAGACTGGAGAATATAAGACTGTCGCTGGTAATGCCGTAAATATTCTTCCTGCTTTAAATGTAACAAAGGGTACTGAATATGCTAAAGAAATTTTGGGAAAAATAAATGAGGACACTGAAGCTAATATTAAAACTCATTTTGTTGATTTTAGATTTGGAGAGGATTTGGCAAAGATTAAGGAGATAGCAGAATCTGGGACTAATTATTACAACCCGACAACGGATAATGAGTTAGAATTTCCAGGTAAGCTTGAAGCGACTATGAATAGTATTAGTACAGAGATTTTGGGTGAAAAAAATTATATAGATGCAAGTGATGTAATTGTTACAGCAGAATTTGAAGATTATTTCCCAACAAGTGTAAATTATGTTGCGCCAACTTCTACTCCAGTATTTGGTGTTGAGGTAGATAATGCAGGTACTGTAGATGATACTTCTGACGATAGGTATAAAATTAAAAAGTCTTATAGTAGTGGTACTATTGATGTGCAGCCATATGGTGATAAGTTTAGAGTAAAAATAAAAGATGAGGAATTTAAGCCATCTCGAGTTAGGTTTATGAGTTTGGGAGATAAATTGTTCAATGGAGGAAGTATTAAATTTAAAATCAAGAATGCAGATGGAACGGAAATAACTAAAATATTAGAAACTGAGAAATCTGGAAGTATTGAAAACGTAGTAATTGAAGTACTATCGTCTATAGATATTCGTTAA